The following coding sequences lie in one Arachis hypogaea cultivar Tifrunner chromosome 9, arahy.Tifrunner.gnm2.J5K5, whole genome shotgun sequence genomic window:
- the LOC112712712 gene encoding transcription factor bHLH30-like produces MKQEINHNQHQGECSYSSSSYNMMHQHNMMMMSDEMIFGGGRGFINSNNMNMMNMNMNMLSSSDQMMHQQPQPQQQQPWSMPSIQELPFNNHESFIVPPQQQQQASPYASFFNSRRVHPSSSSSMQFAAAYHHHEGATSSFDLQAELSKMTAQEIMEAKALAASKSHSEAERRRRERINNHLSKLRSLLPSTTKTDKASLLAEVIQHVKELKRQTSMIAETSSVPTESDELTVDDASDEDGKLVIKASLCCEDRSDLLPELIKTLKSMKLRTLKADITTLGGRVKNVLFITAEQDYYSSSTANEDHHHQHDHNNSYQYCISSIQEALKAVMEKSNGGVGNEPGSSSASVKRQRTNIISSIS; encoded by the exons ATGAAACAGGAGATAAATCATAATCAGCATCAAGGGGAGTgttcttattcttcatcttcttacaATATGATGCATCAACACAACATGATGATGATGAGTGATGAAATGATCTTTGGAGGAGGAAGAGGCTTCATCAATAGCAACAATATGAACATGATGAACATGAATATGAACATGTTGTCTTCTTCTGATCAAATGATGCATCAGCAGCCGCAGCCGCAGCAGCAGCAACCATGGTCCATGCCATCAATACAAGAACTACCCTTCAACAACCATGAATCGTTTATTGTGcctccacaacaacaacaacaagcttCACCATATGCAAGCTTCTTCAACAGTAGAAGGGTtcatccatcatcatcatcttccatGCAGTTTGCAGCAGCATATCATCATCATGAGGGTGCTACTTCATCATTTGATCTGCAAGCTGAACTGAGCAAGATGACTGCTCAGGAAATCATGGAGGCTAAGGCTCTTGCTGCTTCCAAAAGCCACAGTGAAGCTGAGAGGAGGCGTAGAGAGAGGATCAATAATCATCTTTCTAAGCTCAGAAGCTTGTTGCCTAGCACCACCAAA ACAGATAAAGCATCATTGCTAGCAGAAGTGATTCAACATGTGAAGGAACTGAAACGGCAAACATCAATGATCGCAGAGACGAGTTCAGTTCCAACAGAATCCGACGAGCTCACTGTGGACGATGCATCTGATGAAGATGGCAAATTGGTAATTAAAGCCTCTTTGTGCTGCGAAGATAGGTCCGATCTCTTGCCTGAACTCATCAAAACCTTGAAATCAATGAAGCTTCGAACCCTCAAAGCAGATATCACTACACTCGGTGGCCGTGTCAAGAACGTCTTGTTCATCACCGCTGAACAAGATTACTACTCATCATCAACCGCCAATgaggatcatcatcatcaacatgaCCATAATAATAGTTACCAATACTGCATTAGTTCAATACAGGAAGCTTTGAAGGCAGTTATGGAGAAAAGTAATGGCGGTGTTGGGAATGAGCCTGGTTCTTCTTCTGCAAGTGTTAAGAGACAAAGGACTAATATCATATCCTCCATATCTTAG
- the LOC112712714 gene encoding large ribosomal subunit protein bL34c codes for MASLPLSPWISRAPVASSSASLVFHAASSPASLSLARSSPRPPLLHCSFISSSSSSLSFPSSLLSGLLLGLELTSDVRARREKGRGLVVRAGKAALCQTKRNRSRKSLARTHGFRRRMRTTSGRAILKRRRAKGRKVLCTKSHPNSGK; via the exons ATGGCATCGTTACCACTGAGTCCTTGGATAAGCAGAGCCCCAGTCGCTTCCTCTTCGGCATCTCTCGTCTTCCACGCTGCTTCATCGCCAGCATCACTCTCTCTCGCTCGCTCCTCCCCTCGCCCTCCCCTCCTCCACTGCTCCTTcatctcctcctcttcttcctccctttccttcccttcttctctcctctcag GTTTGTTGCTGGGATTGGAGTTGACATCTGATGTTCGGGCTAGAAGAGAAAAGGGTCGTGGCCTGGTTGTGAGGGCAGGCAAGGCTGCTCTTTGCCAGACTAAGAGAAACAGATCCCGGAAATCATTGGCTCGGACCCATGGTTTCCGCAGAAGAATGAGAACAACAAGTGGGAGAGCAATTTTGAAGCGTCGACGCGCTAAGGGACGAAAAGTTCTTTGCACCAAGTCCCACCCAAATAGTGGCAAATAG